The genomic window CAGTTCAGCAACGATGGCTTCCTCGCTTTCAGCCAATTGGCTTGCAACAGAAGCAAACTCCGCCGCTAAATCGGCATCAACCGTTTGCTCAGCCAGTGCTTTGGCCCAATACGTGGCGAGGTAGTAGTGGCTACCACGGTTATCAAGCTCACCCACTTTACGCGAAGGAGACTTGTTGTTATCTAGGAATTCACCTGTCGCTTTATCAAGCGCATCAGCCAGTACTTGAGCTTTCGCATTACCCGTGACTACACTTAGGTGCTCTAGCGAAGCCGCTAATGCCAAGAACTCACCAAGAGAGTCCCAACGTAAGTGGTTCTCTTTCTCTACTTGTTGCACGTGCTTAGGTGCAGAGCCGCCAGCCCCAGTTTCAAACAGGCCACCACCGTTCATCAGTGGAACAATCGATAGCATTTTAGCGGATGTACCCAGCTCTAGAATCGGGAACAAATCGGTTAGGTAATCACGTAATACGTTACCTGTAACCGAAATCGTATCTAAGCCTTCTTTGAGTCGAACCAATGAATACTGAGTCGCTTCAAGTGGTGCCAGAATCTTAATGTCTAAACCGTCTGTATCGTATTCAGGAAGGTAAGCTTCTACTTTCTTAATCAACTGTGCATCATGAGCACGTGATGCATCTAACCAGAATACCGCAGGGACACCTGAAGCACGTGCACGAGTCACGGCGAGCTTAACCCAATCTTGAATGGGTGCATCTTTCACCTGACACATACGGAAGATATCGCCTTCTTCTACGTCTTGCTCTAAAAGCACAGAACCTGAAGCATCAACAACTTGAACCTGACCAGCAGCTTCGAGAATGAACGTCTTATCGTGAGAACCGTACTCTTCTGCTTTTTGAGCCATTAGACCTACGTTTGGTACGCTACCCATCGTTGTTGGGTCAAAAGCGCCGTTCTCTTTACAGAAATCAATGACTGCTTGGTAGATGCTCGCGTAGCTACGATCTGGGATCATGGCTTTCGTATCTTTTTGCTTACCTTCTGGATCCCACATTTGGCCAGAAGAACGCAACATTGCCGGCATAGAGGCATCCACAATGATATCGCTTGGTACGTGTAGGTTAGTAATACCACGGTCCGAATCAACCATCGCTAGTGGTGGCTGCGTCTCGTATACCGCTTGCAGGTCAGCTTCGATTGCTTCTTTTTGATCTTGAGGAAGCGCAGCAATCTTCGCGTAGACATCACCGATGCCGTTATTTACATCAACACCTAGCTCTTCAAACAGCTGACCGTGTTTAGCGAATACGTCTTTGTAGTAAACCTTAACCGCGTGACCAAAAATCACTGGGTCAGACACTTTCATCATCGTCGCTTTCATGTGAAGAGAAAGCAAAACACCTTGCTCTTTGGCTGATGCGATCTCTTTTTCGAAGAATGCAACCAAAGCGGCCTTGTTCATCACTGAGGCATCAATGATCTCTTTATCTTGCAGTGCAAAAGAAGGCTTCAACGTTTTTCTCGCACCATCTTTGCCGACAAAGTCAATGCTGACTTGCGTCGCGCCTTCCATCGTTACCGACTTTTCGGTACCGAAGAAGTCTTTGTCGTCCATACTTGAAACGTGCGACTTAGAATCGGCCGACCAAGCCCCCATTGAATGTGGGTTTTTCTTCGCGTAATTTTTCACTGAAAGTGGCGCGCGACGATCAGAGTTACCTTCACGTAGAACTGGGTTTACTGCGCTACCTTTTATCTTGTCGTAGGTCGCTTTGATGGCTTTCTCTTCATCGCTCTTTGCTTCTTCTGGGTATTTAGGAAGTGCGTAACCTTTCGACTGAAGTTCTTTAATTGTCGCTTGAAGCTGAGGTACAGATGCTGATACGTTGGGAAGCTTAATAATGTTTGCTTCAGGTGTCTTAGCCAATTCACCGAGTTCTGCGAGTGCATCACCAATACGTTGCTCTTCATTTAAATACTCAGGGAAGTTGGCAATAATGCGCCCTGCAAGTGAAATATCGCGAGTATCAACGTCAATACCAGAAGAAGCAGTAAAAGATTGAATAATAGGCAATAGAGAGTAAGTTGCTAGCGCCGGAGCTTCGTCTGTAATGGTGTAGATGATGGTTGGTTTTTCAGTAGGCATGAAATTTCCCTATAGTTTTTTACAAACTCACCAAAAATAGTGAGATGTTATAAATTGACCAGTAAGCGACTCTGAGAGTGAAACAGCTTACTCGATAGTCGTACTCTATCTTATTTTTCACGCCATCTTAATGACGGCATGAACCAAATCCGTGAGTGCGTTGTTATAATAAAACACGAAGGTATAATTAAACAAATCAGGCTTAAGAGTCCATCAACTTGTTCTATTTTGTGTCATTTAGGCGCGCAAATGATAGCTCAATTCCGTTTCAGTGAAAACTTTCCACCACACTTCGTTTACATTTTTGCAAGGTAGTTAACATGTCGACTCGCTCACACAGCGCATCTCACTCAGACAAACCGGCTCGTTCTGGGGTCAAATTAAAACAAAGCCGTCATAAACAGGGCCGAAATAGTGATAAAAATAACAGCGCGACTTCGCATAAAAAACCTCACTCAAGTAAACACCGTTACAAAAACAAACCGGCGAATACCAAGCCTAAAGTGACACCTGAAGAGCGCAAAGTTATTCTCTTCAACAAACCTTTCGATACTCTCAGCCAGTTCACGGATGGTGATGGTAGAAAAACACTAGCGGATTTTATTCCAGTAAAAGAGGTTTATGCCGCGGGTCGACTCGACCGCGATAGTGAAGGATTAATGGTCTTGACCAATGATGGCATCTTTCAAGCGAAACTGACTCAACCCGACTCTAAATCACCCAAGACTTACTGGGCGCAAGTTGAAGGTGCGCCTTCTGAAGAAGATTTAGATAAATTGAGAAAAGGTGTCGAACTAAAAGATGGCATGACACGGCCAGCTAAAGTCGAAGTCATGCCCCAACCCGAGGTGTGGGATAGAACGCCTCCAGTGCGCTTCAGAGCCGCGATCCCGACAACATGGCTATCGATTACTATTATCGAAGGACGTAACCGTCAGGTGAGACGAATGACAGCCAATATCGGTTTCCCTACCCTGCGTCTTATCCGCTATTCAATCGGCAACATGAACGTGGGTCAGCTTCAGCCCGGTGAGTGGAAAGAGATTTAAACGAATTCAATTCTAAAAAATGGCCACAAACATTGTGGCCATTTTTATTTATTACTGCGCGCAAAAGCAAAAAAGCCAGTCATATGACTGGCTTTTACAACGTTACTTAACTAAAAATCAAACGATTAGAAGTAGTAGTAAGCCGCTGCGAATACGTAAGTATCTTTGTCACCTTTAGGTACGTCAAGTTCTTGTTTAACATCGATACCCATATCAACTTTTTCGCTGTAAGTGTACATTACTGCAACGTTCATGTAGCTGTTATCAGCGTCAGCTTCATTCTTCTTCTCAGTAGTGTTTGCACCGTAACCAGCAGCAACAGTCAGTTGCTCAGTCGCAGCGTATGAACCAGATAGGTAGTAACCAGTATTTTTCAGCTCATCAGCATTAACACCTGTTAGATCCTTCGCATCGCCGTCATCAATCCAAGCGTTAGCACCCAGTTTCACTTTATCTAGCGTTACGTTACCAGAAAGCGATGTAGTCGTGAACTCAGAATCTTGGCGAGCTTCGTAACCAGCATAGATGTTGAACATGTCTTGCTCTACACCAACATAACCGTTGTAACCCATTTCGCCTTTTTCACGGTTATCATCAGTATCAAAAGCAGAGATGCCGTAAGCGATACCAGAAGTCGCGCCTTCGAATTTAACAACGTTGAAAGCATCAGATGCATCACCAGCAGAAGCGCCAAACTCGTAAGTCATGTCGCCAGCACCGTCAACTTTATCTAAAGCTGTATCGTTTTCCCAACCGAAAGATGCGACACCAACACCCGTGTCAAAACCTAACCAAGCTTTATCTACGTCTGTAGCAGGGCCTGATTGGATGTCTTTTTTTGCTTGCTCATCAGAGTTGTAGTTCATCATTAGGTCAGTTTCAAAGTAACCAATCCAACGGTTGTTTTTGTAGTTTACTGCAACAGTAAGACCCGTTGCCCAGTCGTCGTAAATCGCTTTTGTATCTGTATCGTAGTAACCACCAAGACCCCATGAACCAGATACTGAGAACTGATCTTTCTGCATGCTGTCAAACTCAAACATTGGTTTAGAGTTTTCAGAGTTAGTTTGTACTGCAAATGCAGATGTAGATACTGCTGCGATTGCTAGCGCTAGAATAGTCTTTTTCATAATAAGTCCACTGCCTTTTCTAAGAATGGGAGATCCTTGCCCGGTTCCCTTTTATTTTTTATGACTGCTGATTACCACTCTATGTTGGCTAATCAGCGCCACTAAATTTCGAAGCCTAGATTGCAAAATATTATCCTGCGTGTCAAATAAACTAAAAACACACCCAAAAAAATATAAAAACCAACAAAATCAATGATTTACATAAAATTTCACCATTTTACGAGTAATGTAACCTTTCTTTTATCAAGAAATTTCACAACCGTATAAAACAATAAATTAGAATAAAACACCAATAAATACCTAAAAAAACCATTTAAATGAAATTTAAAACCTGCAATATGATTATTTTTGATATTTATATTTCACAAGAGAGGTGTATTCGTTAAGTTCTTGATGGTTCAGTTTTTTTTTGTGAAGAAGATCTACCTTTGATTCAAAAGCAAGCTATTTTGTCTTAAATGTACCGACTAGTGATATGTGCTACTATCTTCGCTCCGTTACGTAGGTCACAGTATGCTAACTACTAAAATTCAAAACTCTATTCGCACCAGTTATCAAAACCTCCAAGATCAGTTGGACAACTTCGTCCCGCGACGTGCTCAAAATTATCTTGTTGCAGAAATTGCCAAGACACTTTGTGGTCAATACCACAAAAGTCATCGCATGATTGTTGCTGAAGCAGGAACAGGGATTGGGAAATCACTGGCGTATTTAATGGCCACAATTCCTGTCGCGGTGATCAATAATCGAAAAATCATCATTTCGACAGCGACGGTTGCTCTACAAGAACAACTCGTCAATAAAGATCTCCCTCTATATAGAAGGCTCACTGACAGAGAGTTCTCATTTATACTCGCGAAAGGCAGACAACGTTACTGTTGCTCAGAGAAACTGGCCGCTGCGTGTGGTGTTGATGGCGGGCAAATGGCGATGTTCGAATCCAAACCAAAGAAAAAGGATATCGAACAACTGCAAACCATGTACCGTAGTTTGGCTCAAGGAAAATGGGATGGCGACCGCGACTCATGGCCGAAACCCATCGACAACATGATTTGGCAAATGATCGTAAGTGATAAGCACAGCTGCAACAATAGTATGCCAACACATAGAGATTGCCCTTTCCAAAAAGCCCGTTCAGAGCTAGATAAAGCAGACGTCATTATTGCTAATCACAGTTTGGTGATGGCCGACGCTGACTTAGGTGGCGGCGTTATTCTTCCAGAACCAGAAAATAGCATCTATATATTCGATGAGGCGCATCATTTACCTCATGTCGCGCGAGATCACTCGTCCGCAGCAGCGAGCTTGAAAGGCGCGGCTTCTTGGTTAGAGCGCTTGAATCAATCGATCACTAAGCTTTCGGGTTTAGCGGACGAAAAACGCGTCCATCGATTTAGAAATGAGTTGCAGGATTCTGTGCAGCAATTGATCCCTACCCTAAACCAGCTAAGTAAACAGTTTGACGCGACCCATTTTGAAGAAGGACTTTACCGCTTCGAACATGGTGATCTGCCAGAGTGGCTTGAAAACGAATCGAAAGACCTTAAACAGCTCACTCAAAAGGCGAGCCAAGCCGTCGCGAAAATCGCTGATCTTATCGCTGAACGAGTCAAAGACGGCGAACTGTCAGCCAAGCTGGCCGAGCCAGCTCTGGCTGAAATCGGCTTCTACATACAAAGAACCGAAAATCTGGCTCAAGTTTGGCGTTTAATGGCTGAACCTAAACGTGAAAAAGGCGCTCCTTTGGCGCGCTGGTTGGAATTGAGTAAAGAAAACGAGGGCGACTTTGTTGTCAATGTCTCTCCGTTAGAGGTTGGTTGGCAGCTAGACCAACAGATTTGGAGTCGCTGTGTGGGCGCGGTATTAGTTTCAGCAACAATGAGAGCCCTTAACTCCTTTCATTTTTTCTGTCATCAAGCCGGTATCAGCCAAAAAACAGAAGATGGCGTGCAATTTCTGGCTTTAGCATCCCCGTTTGATTACCAAAATCAAGCGGAGCTGGTCGTTCCAGCAATGAAATACGAGCCTCAAGCACCGCAGTTTACCGAATATCTTATTGAAATATTGCCCGAGGTGATTGAGGACAACAAAGCCAATCTGGTTCTATTCTCATCGTATTGGCAAATGAACAAAGTTGCCGAAGCTTTGGAAGCCGATTTCGTGAAAAAGTCTTGGGCGTTACAGGTCCAAGGTGACACTTCACGCACAGAAATCCTAAAAAAACATAAAAAGCTGATCAAATTGGGGAAAACCAGTGTTCTTTTTGGAACCGGTAGCTTTTCTGAAGGTCTTGATTTACCAGGAGAGTTGCTTGAAAACTTGATCATCACCAAGATTCCATTTGGTGTACCTACATCACCGGTAGAGCAAGCCCATTCTGAATATATCGAATCACGAGGAGGCAATCCA from Vibrio artabrorum includes these protein-coding regions:
- a CDS encoding pseudouridine synthase, with product MSTRSHSASHSDKPARSGVKLKQSRHKQGRNSDKNNSATSHKKPHSSKHRYKNKPANTKPKVTPEERKVILFNKPFDTLSQFTDGDGRKTLADFIPVKEVYAAGRLDRDSEGLMVLTNDGIFQAKLTQPDSKSPKTYWAQVEGAPSEEDLDKLRKGVELKDGMTRPAKVEVMPQPEVWDRTPPVRFRAAIPTTWLSITIIEGRNRQVRRMTANIGFPTLRLIRYSIGNMNVGQLQPGEWKEI
- the dinG gene encoding ATP-dependent DNA helicase DinG: MLTTKIQNSIRTSYQNLQDQLDNFVPRRAQNYLVAEIAKTLCGQYHKSHRMIVAEAGTGIGKSLAYLMATIPVAVINNRKIIISTATVALQEQLVNKDLPLYRRLTDREFSFILAKGRQRYCCSEKLAAACGVDGGQMAMFESKPKKKDIEQLQTMYRSLAQGKWDGDRDSWPKPIDNMIWQMIVSDKHSCNNSMPTHRDCPFQKARSELDKADVIIANHSLVMADADLGGGVILPEPENSIYIFDEAHHLPHVARDHSSAAASLKGAASWLERLNQSITKLSGLADEKRVHRFRNELQDSVQQLIPTLNQLSKQFDATHFEEGLYRFEHGDLPEWLENESKDLKQLTQKASQAVAKIADLIAERVKDGELSAKLAEPALAEIGFYIQRTENLAQVWRLMAEPKREKGAPLARWLELSKENEGDFVVNVSPLEVGWQLDQQIWSRCVGAVLVSATMRALNSFHFFCHQAGISQKTEDGVQFLALASPFDYQNQAELVVPAMKYEPQAPQFTEYLIEILPEVIEDNKANLVLFSSYWQMNKVAEALEADFVKKSWALQVQGDTSRTEILKKHKKLIKLGKTSVLFGTGSFSEGLDLPGELLENLIITKIPFGVPTSPVEQAHSEYIESRGGNPFMQITVPEASKKLIQSVGRLLRKERDSGKVTILDRRIVTKRYGKSLLDSLPPFKRTIKY
- a CDS encoding porin, translating into MKKTILALAIAAVSTSAFAVQTNSENSKPMFEFDSMQKDQFSVSGSWGLGGYYDTDTKAIYDDWATGLTVAVNYKNNRWIGYFETDLMMNYNSDEQAKKDIQSGPATDVDKAWLGFDTGVGVASFGWENDTALDKVDGAGDMTYEFGASAGDASDAFNVVKFEGATSGIAYGISAFDTDDNREKGEMGYNGYVGVEQDMFNIYAGYEARQDSEFTTTSLSGNVTLDKVKLGANAWIDDGDAKDLTGVNADELKNTGYYLSGSYAATEQLTVAAGYGANTTEKKNEADADNSYMNVAVMYTYSEKVDMGIDVKQELDVPKGDKDTYVFAAAYYYF
- a CDS encoding NADP-dependent isocitrate dehydrogenase yields the protein MPTEKPTIIYTITDEAPALATYSLLPIIQSFTASSGIDVDTRDISLAGRIIANFPEYLNEEQRIGDALAELGELAKTPEANIIKLPNVSASVPQLQATIKELQSKGYALPKYPEEAKSDEEKAIKATYDKIKGSAVNPVLREGNSDRRAPLSVKNYAKKNPHSMGAWSADSKSHVSSMDDKDFFGTEKSVTMEGATQVSIDFVGKDGARKTLKPSFALQDKEIIDASVMNKAALVAFFEKEIASAKEQGVLLSLHMKATMMKVSDPVIFGHAVKVYYKDVFAKHGQLFEELGVDVNNGIGDVYAKIAALPQDQKEAIEADLQAVYETQPPLAMVDSDRGITNLHVPSDIIVDASMPAMLRSSGQMWDPEGKQKDTKAMIPDRSYASIYQAVIDFCKENGAFDPTTMGSVPNVGLMAQKAEEYGSHDKTFILEAAGQVQVVDASGSVLLEQDVEEGDIFRMCQVKDAPIQDWVKLAVTRARASGVPAVFWLDASRAHDAQLIKKVEAYLPEYDTDGLDIKILAPLEATQYSLVRLKEGLDTISVTGNVLRDYLTDLFPILELGTSAKMLSIVPLMNGGGLFETGAGGSAPKHVQQVEKENHLRWDSLGEFLALAASLEHLSVVTGNAKAQVLADALDKATGEFLDNNKSPSRKVGELDNRGSHYYLATYWAKALAEQTVDADLAAEFASVASQLAESEEAIVAELNNAQGVAGDLGGYYLLDDTLVSNLMRPSATFNALIDA